Part of the Limisphaera ngatamarikiensis genome is shown below.
AGGTCCCGGTACCTGAACTACCAGAGCATGATCAAACAGTGGCTGAGCGAACGCTTGGAACAGGAACTGCGGGAACGCTCCCCGAATCGGTTTCCATGAAAACGGCTTGGACAAGGGCGGTTGGGGTTCGAACCGGCTTCACGCTGGTGGAGCTGTTGGTGGTGATTGCAATCATCGGAGTACTGGCCGGGCTGTTGTTTCCGCTGGGCGGCGCCATCAAGGCTCGGGCCATCCGGGCCAAGGTTCAGGCCGAGCTGGCCGAGATTTCGGTGGCGATTGAGAATTACAAGGAACACTATGGGCAGTACCCGCCGGATACACCAACCAACTCGCCCGTGTGGCCCTACGTGAACCCGCTGTATTTCGAGTTGGTGGGAACCCGATACGTGCCGGAGACCCGGGTCTACGAAACTCTGGACGGTACGATCCGGTTGCGGGACACCGACCAGGCCTTCGGCGCGGTGTTCGGGATGGTGGGCGGCCGCGCGGCGGTTCGAGGTTTCCTGAACTGCACCCGCAGTGCCAACGCGGATGACGCACCTGCAGCGCGTCCGTTCCTGACAGGACTC
Proteins encoded:
- a CDS encoding type II secretion system protein, which gives rise to MKTAWTRAVGVRTGFTLVELLVVIAIIGVLAGLLFPLGGAIKARAIRAKVQAELAEISVAIENYKEHYGQYPPDTPTNSPVWPYVNPLYFELVGTRYVPETRVYETLDGTIRLRDTDQAFGAVFGMVGGRAAVRGFLNCTRSANADDAPAARPFLTGLRPAQMREVTLNGQTVRLLTCSVNWPENHPFQPVPSAPGVNPWRYVSGNPTNNPGGFDLWVDVIIGGKTNRIANWGPKNQIVP